Genomic window (Pseudomonas azadiae):
GCCCGTAAATGCTGCGGCGCAGGCTTCAACCGGCGTCGTAGTTTTAACTTGAGCAGCGACTTACAAAGCCGCGGCTCTTATTTTGAAGAAATGAGACAAGCAGGGGCATTCGGGTTGGTACCCGAACTATCAGCGTGATCCTAAGTGGCTTGTTTTGGTCGCTGCACTTGGCCTTTTGCAAGCAAACTCGGTGTTTTCGCCGGTGGTGTCCCCAAATCGAGGGTGACCAAGCATGCAAGAAAGCGTGATGCAGCGCATGTGGAACAGCGGCTATCTTTCAGGTGGTAACGCTGCCTATGTGGAAGAGCTTTATGAGCTCTACCTGCACGACCCTAACGCTGTGCCAGAAGAATGGCGCACCAAATTTCAGACGTTGTCTTCAGACGGCAACGCTGCCACCGATGTATCGCACGCAACGATTCGCGATCAGTTTGTGCTGCTGGCAAAGAACCAGCGCCGCGCCCAACCGGTTTCCGCCGGCAGCGTGAGCAGTGAGCACGAGAAGAAGCAAGTTGAAGTACTGCGACTGATCCAGGCCTACCGGATGCGTGGCCACCAGGCGGCCCAGCTTGACCCGCTGGGGCTCTGGCAGCGTCCTGCACCGGCTGACCTGTCGATCAATCATTACGGCTTGACCAATGCCGATCTTGATACGACCTTCCGTGCCGGCGACCTGTTCATCGGCAAAGAGGAAGCGAGCCTACGCGAAATTCACGAAGCGTTGCAGCAGACATATTGCCGCACCATTGGCGCTGAGTTCACGCACATCACCGATTCCGAGCAGCGCCAGTGGTTCCAGCATCGCCTGGAAGGCGTGCGTGGTCGTCCGGTGCTGTCTGCCGACGTGCGCAGCCACCTGCTTGAGCGCGTCACCGCGGCCGAAGGCCTGGAAAAATACCTGGGTACCAAATACCCGGGCACCAAGCGTTTCGGCCTGGAAGGCGGCGAAAGCCTGATCCCGATGCTTGACGAGATGATCCAGCGTTCCGGTTCCTACGGCACCAAGGAAGTCGTGATCGGCATGGCCCACCGCGGTCGCCTGAACGTGTTGGTCAACACCTTCGGCAAGAACCCGCGTGATCTGTTCGACGAGTTCGAAGGCAAGAAGAAGGTCGAGCTGGGCTCCGGTGACGTTAAATACCACCAGGGTTTCTCGTCCAACGTGATGACCACCGGCGGTGAAGTTCACCTGGCCATGGCTTTCAACCCCTCCCACCTGGAAATCGTTTCTCCGGTGGTCGAGGGTTCGGTCCGTGCTCGTCAGGATCGTCGCAATGACACCACCGGTGAAAAGGTCCTGCCGATTTCCATCCACGGTGACGCGGCATTCGCCGGTCAAGGCGTGGTCCTGGAAACCTTCCAGATGTCGCAGACCCGCGGCTTCAAGACTGGCGGTACCGTTCACATCGTGATCAACAACCAGGTTGGCTTCACCATCAGCAACCCGCTGGACGCGCGTTCCACCGAGTACGCCACCGACGTTGCCAAGATGATCCAGGCGCCGATCCTCCATGTGAATGGTGATGATCCGGAAGCCGTGCTGTTCGTGACCCAACTGGCTATCGACTACCGCATGCAGTTCAAGCGTGACGTGGTGATCGACCTGGTCTGCTACCGCCGTCGCGGTCACAACGAAGCCGACGAACCCAGCGGCACCCAGCCGCTGATGTACCAGCAGATCACCAAGCAGCGCACCACCCGTGAGCTGTATGCCGAAAGCCTGACCAAGGCCGGTATTGTTGATGAAGCGCGTGTTCAGGCCAAGATCGATGAATACCGCAACGCGCTGGACAATGGCCTGCATGTTGTAAAAAGCCTGGTTAAAGAGCCGAACAAAGAGCTGTTCGTCGACTGGCGTCCGTACCTGGGCCATGCCTGGACTGCGCGTCACGATACGACCTTCGATCTGAAGACCTTGCAGGAATTGTCCGCCAAGCTGCTGGAAATTCCGGAAGGCTTCGTGGTTCAGCGCCAGGTCTCGAAGATCTACGAAGATCGTCAGAAGATGCAAGCCGGCGGCCTGCCGATCAACTGGGGTTACGCCGAAACCATGGCGTACGCGACCCTGGCGTTCGAAGGTCACCCGATCCGCATGACCGGCCAGGACATTGGCCGCGGTACGTTCTCGCACCGCCATGCCGTGCTGCACAACCAGAAAGACGCGGGCACCTACATCCCGTTGCAGAACCTGTACGCAG
Coding sequences:
- a CDS encoding 2-oxoglutarate dehydrogenase E1 component, with the translated sequence MQESVMQRMWNSGYLSGGNAAYVEELYELYLHDPNAVPEEWRTKFQTLSSDGNAATDVSHATIRDQFVLLAKNQRRAQPVSAGSVSSEHEKKQVEVLRLIQAYRMRGHQAAQLDPLGLWQRPAPADLSINHYGLTNADLDTTFRAGDLFIGKEEASLREIHEALQQTYCRTIGAEFTHITDSEQRQWFQHRLEGVRGRPVLSADVRSHLLERVTAAEGLEKYLGTKYPGTKRFGLEGGESLIPMLDEMIQRSGSYGTKEVVIGMAHRGRLNVLVNTFGKNPRDLFDEFEGKKKVELGSGDVKYHQGFSSNVMTTGGEVHLAMAFNPSHLEIVSPVVEGSVRARQDRRNDTTGEKVLPISIHGDAAFAGQGVVLETFQMSQTRGFKTGGTVHIVINNQVGFTISNPLDARSTEYATDVAKMIQAPILHVNGDDPEAVLFVTQLAIDYRMQFKRDVVIDLVCYRRRGHNEADEPSGTQPLMYQQITKQRTTRELYAESLTKAGIVDEARVQAKIDEYRNALDNGLHVVKSLVKEPNKELFVDWRPYLGHAWTARHDTTFDLKTLQELSAKLLEIPEGFVVQRQVSKIYEDRQKMQAGGLPINWGYAETMAYATLAFEGHPIRMTGQDIGRGTFSHRHAVLHNQKDAGTYIPLQNLYAGQPRFDLYDSFLSEEAVLAFEYGYSTTTPQALVIWEAQFGDFANGAQVVIDQFITSGEHKWGRLCGLTMLLPHGYEGQGPEHSSARLERYLQLCAEHNIQVCVPTTPAQIYHLLRRQVIRPLRKPLVVLTPKSLLRHKLAVSTLEDLADGSFQTVISEIDTLEAAKVTRLVLCSGKVYYDLLEKRRAEGREDIAIVRIEQLYPFPEDDLMEAIAPYTNLTHVVWCQEEPMNQGAWYSSQHHLRRSIGNHNKALGLEYAGRDASAAPACGYASMHAEQQEKLLQDAFTV